The DNA sequence CGTGTCGCACACGGCCGCCAGCTCGGCACCGTCCGCCTTTTCAATGGCATCGATATGTTTTTTGGCGATATGCCCCATGCCGACAATGGCAAAACGGATCATGAAGAATAGTACCTCCTCGCGTCCAATATATACTTCCAAAGCACGAGCCAAACGACCGTCAAAAACAGGCCGAGGACAAGGCCGACGGCCATCAGCTGCCCCGTATACGTTTTCGATTTCGCCACCGTTTCCGACAATACGGCCGGTTTTTCGTAAAAGACAAGATTGCCGCGGATGCGATTGACGCGCTCCATCACTTCAGTCAAGTTGTTTTCCGACTCGACCAACAAGTCGCTGATGTCATGGAGCTGTTCTGGATTCAAGCGGCCCGACTGTATTTGTTCGCTATAATAATCGACTTTTTGCTGCAAGGCGCGCTCCCGTTTTTCCAGCGCATGCAAGTATTTCGTGGTGACATCAATCCGCTCTTGCGAATGGCGCTTGAGCTCCTGGCTGTATTCCGACACAACAAGCTTCAATTCTCGACTCACGTCTTGTTCATCGTCGCCTTTGACCGTGATTTGCACGTACTGTTCTTCAGGAACGACGACATCCAAGTTTTTCACATCTGGAAACTTCGCTTCTATATTTTTCGGATCCGTCAACTCTTTTACATCAATCGATCCGGTAAACACGACAGCTTTCCCCGTATACTTCTCCCCCTGCAGCAAAAGCCGCCCTGCGATGACGGTCAACACGATCGTCGCAACCGGAACAACAAGAAACCACCATTTTCGCTGCCACAAAAAGCGCAAATATTCGTACAGCACAAACGGTCGTTTTTCCGCCGTCAATCCGGCCACCACCCCTTATCATAAAATAACAAAGTGTTGTGAACAAAACAAATGATCCAACGCCAAAGGAAACGCCATTGCTGTGCGCAAGTGACGTTTCCTTTGGCCGGTTGGACGATCAAGCGAAATGACGGTAAAATTCCGCGATTTTCTCGACGACGTACTGTTGCTGCTCCTCTTTCAGCTCTGGGAACATCGGCAGCGACAGCGCTTCTTTCGCCGCTTTTTCCGCCTCCGGCAACTGCCCTTCCTTATACCCGAGCGAAGCAAACACCGGCTGCAAATGCAGCGGCAGCGGATAGTACACCATCGTCGCGATCCCCTGTTCTTTCAAAAACGCTTGCAACTCGTCGCGCTTCGGCGCTCGAATCGTGTATTGATGGAACACATGATAGCGACCGTCGACTTCTTTCGGCGTCACAACAAGGTCGCCGACCGCCTCCTCGAGCAGGCGCGTATACGTCGCCGCATGCTTGCGCCGCTGTTCCGTCCACCGATCCAGATGCGGGAATTTGACGCTTAAAATCGCCGCTTGCATCTCATCGAGGCGGCTGTTGTAGCCAAGTACATGATGGTAATATTTCGGCTTGCTGCCATGAACGCGGATGACCCGGCATTTTTCGGCCAGTTCGTCATCATTCGTAATGATCATGCCGCCATCCCCATAGGCGCCCAAGTTTTTCGTCGGGAAGAAACTGTACGTCGCCGCCGTCCCAAGCTCGCCAACGCATTTCCCGTTGTATTTCGCGCCGATCGCCTGGGCGGCGTCCTCAATGACAACCAATCCATGCCGCTTGGCAATCGCGGCAATCGCCTCCATATCCGCCATTTGCCCGTACAAATGCACCGGGATGATGGCTTTCGTCTTCTCCGTCACCGCCGCTTCAACTTGCGCTGGATCGATGTTGAACGTCACCGGATCGATATCGACAAACACCGGTTTGGCGCCGGCCCGCGCAATCGATCCTGCCGTCGCGAAAAAGGTGAACGCCGTTGTGATGACTTCATCGCCCGGCCCGACGCCGGCTGCTTGCAAAGCAATATGTATCGCATCGCTTCCGTTGCCGCAGCCGATTCCGTGTTTCGCCCGGCTGTAGGCAGCAATATCTGCTTCTAGCTTTTTGACATAATCTCCTAAAATAAAGCGAGAGGAGCGCATCACTTCATCCAATACGCGCATGATCTCCGGCTTCAATTGTTCATACTGTTCGCTTAAATCCAACATTGGCACGTTCATCGCAAGTTCCTCCGAATCCAAAAAATATGTAGAATAACCATGTTTAGTTTATCATATTTTTGCGTCAATATATAATGACAGTTTTGTGGCAATCTTGGCCTTGCCGCAAAAAAATCAGCGAAGGAACGGCAGAAGCTGCATAAACAACGAAAAAGAAGGGCATAATTTTCCAAAGACGGGGCATTCCTGAAAAAAGCCGTTTGTCCCTTTCATGGCACAAACGGCTCATTTGCTATTTATCGGTCATTTCCGTATACTTTTCGGCTTCCCCGAAGCAGCTTACGAATAAAAGTCATAAACGGTTTGTACTGATCATTGACCAAGCCGATCAGTTCAGCCAGCAGTTCCACGAAGACGATCAAGGCAAAGACGATGAGAATGGACTGCCATAACGTCGAGGCGGAGAACAAAATCGCGCTGATGGCAAACATCAAGCCAAACGCATAAATGAGCAGCACCGTGTTGCGATGCGAAAAGCCAAGGGCCAGCAGCCGATGATGAAGATGCAACTTATCCGGCGCCGAGATCGGCCTTTTATTCACAATGCGGCGAATAATGGCAAATGTCGTATCGAAAATCGGCACACCCAAAATGATCACCGGAACGACGAAGCTGAAGAGCGTCACGCTTTTGTAAAGCCCTAGCACCGACAGGACGGAAATCGCATATCCTAAAAACAACGCGCCGGTATCCCCCATGAAAATTTTCGCCGGGTGGAAATTGTAAAACAAGAACGCGATGACGCTGCCTAAGAGGATCAAGCAGAGCGTGAAAATGAGCATTTTGCCTGCCATGCCCGCCATAACGGCAATGGCCGCAATCCCAATGGCGGAAATGCCCGCGGACAATCCATCCAATCCATCGATCAAGTTGATGGCGTTCGTAATCGCGACAATCCAAAATATCGTGATCGGGTAGCTCCACAGCCCCAACTCAAACGTGCCGACAAACGGAACGGTCAAAAGATCGACCTTCAGCCCGGAAGCAACAACGACGAACGCCGCCAGCAGCTGGCCGGCCAGCTTCACTTTTGGCGACAGCTCGTACAAATCGTCGAGCATCCCGACGAGCACGATGATGATGGCGCCGACCGTCATCCCCGTCACTTGCTCTTTATACACCCCGCCGACAAAATAGCCGACGGCGACACCGATAAAAATGGCCAATCCGCCAAGCCTTGGCATGACTTTTGTATGCACTTTTCTCCCGTTCGGCCGATCGACCGCGCCAATTTTGACCGCGAGTTTAATCACGAACGGGGTGATGACCAATACTGTGATAAACGAAGCCAAACATGCGGAAAATGCTTCCATATTCATATGCAATCACCTTGGCCTTATAAAATCGCGGAAACACACATCATCTTTATGTTACCATATACGATGAGTAAATCAATCTTTTTTTACACCCCTTTTTTGTCCCCAAGGATGGAAAATTTCTTTTTCCCTTGCCGCGAGAAGCTCGAGCGCCAATCCGGCGAACGATTCCACATTTTACATCCTCCCTCCACAGGAAACATCTTGTGCTATAATTAGGTTTAAAGCACTTGGTGTGAATCATGCCTGTCTAGGAGAGGAATGGACATATGTTTGCAAAAGTAAAGCAACTATTTGACGAAAGCGCGCGAGACGTGCAGCGTCTTGCCAAGCTGGCGGCGCAAATCAATGAATGGGAACCAACCATTTCTTCGCTGAGCGATGAACAACTGCGCCAAAAAACGGTTGTCTTCAAAGAACGGCTCGAACGCGGCGAGACGCTCGATGACATAAAAACCGAGGCGTTTGCCGTCGTCCGGGAGGCGGCGCGGCGCGTGCTCGGTCTGCGCCATTACGACGTGCAACTGATGGGCGGATTGGCGATGCATGAAGGAAACATCGCCGAAATGCAGACCGGGGAAGGAAAGACGTTGGCGGCCACTTTGCCAAGCTACTTGCACGCCCTCCTTGGAAAAGGCGTCCACATTATTACGGCCAACGAATATTTGGCGCGCCGGGACTGCGAACAAATGGGCCGTGTGTTCCGCTTTCTCGGCTTAACCGTCGGCCTGAATGTGTCGCAAATGACGGCCAGCGAGAAAAAAGAAGCGTACGCGGCCGATATCACGTACGGCACCGGCACCGAGTTCGGCTTTGATTATTTGCGCGACAACATGGTGTACCGCCTCGAAGATAAAGTGCAGCGCCCGCTGTATTACGCCATCATCGATGAAATCGACAGCATTTTAATCGACGAAGCGCGCACCCCGCTCATTATCGCCAATAAATCGGGAATCGGAGCCGAATTGTTCCCGATTATGGCGCGCATCGTCCGCACCTTCGAAGAAGGAAAAGAGTATGAACGGTCTTTGGAGACGAAACAAATTTTCCTCACCGAAGAAGGGGCGCAAAAAATCGAGTGGGCGTTTGGCATCGACAATCTATACGACTGGGAGCATCACGTGCTGCTCCATCATGCGATGCAGTCGCTGCGCGCTTGGTTTATCATGCGGCGGGATGTCGATTACATCGTCAAAAACGGCAAAGTGATGATCGTTGACCCGTTCACCGGCCGGGTGATGGAAGGACGCTCGTTCAGCGACGGCCTGCATCAAGCCATTGAAGCGAAAGAAGGTGTGGAAATCACCGAAGAAAACGACATCCAAGCCACGATTACGATCCAAAACTATTTTCGCATGTATGAGAAGCTAGCCGGGATGACCGGCAGCGCTACGCCGTCGAAAGAAGAATTTTGGCAAACGTACCAGCTGCGCGTTATTACGATTCCGACAAACCGGCCATCCCGCCGCACCGACTGGGACGACCTCGTCTACCAGACGTACGAGGCGAAAGTACGGAAAATTATCGACGAAGTGAAAAAAATGAATGCCATCGGCCGTCCCGTTCTCATCGGCACGACATCGGTCGCACAGTCGGAACGGTTGTCAGCGGCGTTTTCGAAAGCAGGCATCCCTCACCACCTGCTCAATGCCAAAACGGAGGAAGAAGAAGCGCGCATCATCGCGACCGCCGGGCAAAAAGGGCAAGTGATGATCGCGACCAATATGGCCGGGCGCGGGACCGACATTTTGCTTGGAGAAGGCGTCAAGGAACTTGGCGGGCTGCACATCATCGGCACAGAGCGGCATGAAAGCCATCGCATTGATATGCAGCTGCGCGGCCGGGCAGGACGCCAAGGGGATCCGGGGTCTTCCCAGTTTATCATTTCGCTGGAGGATGATTTATTTCAGCTGTACGATCAAGAGGAGCTGGAAAAATGGCGAAGCAAAGTCAAGACGGATGAAACCGGGCTCATCGTGTCGCCCGACCCGATCAAGTTCGTCCAAAAAGTGCAAACAACGATCGAAAACGCCCATTATTCGGCGCGATTGCATTTATTGAAATTGGACACCGTGATCGACCAACAAAGCAAAGTCATCTACCATATGCGCGATCGCGTCTTGGCGCTGAAGCAAGCAGAGGTGCTGTCCGAGCTCCTTCGGCACATTCAGCGTTATATCACGCAAACGATCGACCGTTATTGTCCGGAAAACGTCTTTTTTGAAGAGTGGAACATCGAAGGACTGCACAACGAGCTGCGCCGTGCCTTTTTCCGGTTTGCCTATCCGATTGATGATCTTCGCCATAAGCAAAAAGAAGAAATCGCCCAACTTGTTTGGGACGAATACCAATCGCTTGAAGCGGCGCTCGCCGATCTTCCGTGCGACGAAGAACAAACGATGCGGCTTAAGCATTTGATGGTTGAAACCATCGACGCCCACTGGATTCGCCACTTAAATCAACTGAATGTATTAAAAGAGGGGATTCATTTGCGCAGCTACGGCCAAGAGGATCCGTACCGCGCCTTTGAAATGGACGCCTACCGCGAATTCGTCGCGCTGCAGCAAGCGATCGACGCCGGCATTTGCACGAAAGCCATGAACTATTTGAAAAGCCAGTTTGTCATCGATGACGAAGCGGCCGCCGCCGCGAACGAACCATAACCGCGGCGCAGCACGCCGCCTCGTAAAGGAGGTTCCCTATGATTTTCCGACGAAAACAACGCACGCAACCGGAAGCCGAGCTGCCGGCGCAACATGTCAAACAGCCGGAGGTCGGAACGAAAACGACGCTGTCGTTTCATCCGGACTGGCAGCTGTCTCCGGAAGAAACGTACGTCTATCGCTTTTACCACGAACAGCTGCCGCCGCTTCAGCCAAACCAAATTTCCATTTCCGGCGTCAAGCTGGTCGAATACAACGATGGGTTTGTCGCTGTCGCCATTTTGCGCAACACGCTGCCGAAGCCGGTTCGCTTTGAACGAATCCGCCTGTTGCTGCTTGACGAGGATGGCACGGCGATTGCCCGCAAAGAGTTTGATATGAGCGCTTTCGGCGAACTGCCGCCAATGACGGCCCGCCCGTGGCGGTTTTTGTTCGCCGCCGAGGACAAGCTCGTCGATCAGTTGCCTCAAGATGGATGGAAGATCGCCTTTGAACTGACACCGCGGCATCGGCTCGATCTAGAGGAAAGCTGGGAGCAGACGCTGTCGGCCAAGCAGCGCCAACAGCTGCAAGCCCTCGTTGACTCGGTTCCGCCTCCCGCTCCCGGAGAGGTGAACTTCATGGGCATTGAAGCGAAACAGCTGCCTTCCGGTGAACTAGGCGTCACGTTGCTCATTCGCAACGGCAGCGACAAACATATCCATTTTGAACAAATCCCGCTTGAAGTGCGGGATTATGCTGGCGATATCGTCGCCCGCGGATTATTTCCGTGCCATCTGGAAGTGAAAGCCCACACCAGCAAACCATGGACGTTCCTCTTCCCACCGGAATTGCTGCGCAAAGCAGAACCGGATTGGACGTCCTGGAAGGTGACGATCCCATCCTCCCCGGCACAGAGCGAAAAGCAAGAAACGCAATCAAGCGAGGAGTAACCGGCAAAAAGCTGGCCCCCATGGTCGCCAAACGACCGATGGAGGCCAGCTTTCTTTGCATCGTTCCGTTCAAAACGACCGCGCTCCCGTTGTCCGTTGAGCCTTAGACGCAACAGCCGAACATTGCATCATCAAGAACGACGGCTATCCAACCCATCTCGACGGGAGGGCCTTATTTCGTAGAAGCAGCGGTTTGAATCTCCATGTAAGCACCTTTTTTCATCGCCACGCCGTCTTTGCTTTTCAACACCGGCGGAATGACCAATAAATAGCTCTGCCCTTTGGCCAGCTTCGCTGCCGGTTTGATCAAAAGCTCCGTACCCCGGCGGATTTGCGCCGTCACCGCCGCTTCCCGTCCGCCTAATTGATACAATTTTACTCCGCTTACCGCGGTATTGGCGAGCGGACGAGAGAAGCGGACGACAAACGTCTTATCGACCGGCGCATTGCGCAGCTTGCCGAGCGACTGATACCCTTTCAGCTGGCCAATCAGCAAATCGCGGTGAGCGGCATACAGCTCTTTCCCAACAACCGTCGGCACATCCGGCTTCACCCCAACATGATGAATCGGCGTCCCTTTTGGCGAGAAAAAGTGGGCGACGGTCAACTTCAACATGCTGCCGTCCGACAGCTCAAACATTTCCTGCATCGATCCTTTGCCAAACGTCCGTTGCCCATACAAAACGGCCGCCTTTTGCTCCTTCACCGCCGCCGCCAACATTTCCGACGCGCTCGCGCTCGACGCGTTGACAAGCAGCCGGATCGGACCCGCCATTTGCACCGGCTGTTTGACAGCGGCATACACTTCTGGGTGATTCGAACGGTCGCGCAACTGAAACGCCTGTTTCACATTCGGGAAAAAGCCGGCGATTTGCTGCGCCGTTTCCACATATCCCCCCGGATTGTCGCGGAGGTCAAAAATCCACCCTTTCACCCCGCTTAACGAGCGAATGGCGCGTTCGATCTCAGCAGGCGCTGTCTCATCAAAACTATATAGCTGAATATAGCCGATATTCCCTGCCAGCCGTTTGAACTCCACGTTCGGCCAGTCGATTTTTTCCTGCTTGATGGTGACGCTGACGGTTTCCTCGGTCGACGGCCGCCAAACGGTTACGGCCACCGTCGTTCCTTCTTCCCCTGCGATCAAGCTCAATACTTTTTCCATTGTCTCATTCGTTACCGGCTGCCCGTCAACAGCCTGAATCACATCGCCCGGCTGCAGTCCGGCGCGGGCGGCTGGCCCATTGTCCAAGACAGACATGATGTGGACGCCGTTCTCATCTTCCTCAATCATCACGCCGATGCCGACAGACTCCATATCAATCCACTTCAAAAATTCCTCGTATTCTTCCTTTGTCATATAGGCAGAATACGGGTCAAGCTGTTTGACAATATCTTGCGGGGTGCTCGCCTTCAGCACTTGATCGCTCACTGGTTCCACATAATACTGGCGGACAATTTTCCGCACTTCTTCGAGCACCTTCGTTGACGCCGGAGCCGTCGCCGCCTCCGCCGGCGGACTCCAAACCGAAAATGAGGCCGCAAGCAATAGAAGAGCCGCCGCCCATCGCTGAATCACCTTCATATCCATCTCTCCTCTCCCGACATGCGCCAGTTTATTCGATATCGACATCTAAGACAACCGGCGCTTTAAAATCATCGATATACACCGCCAGCTGCTTGCGCGTCGCCGCATCCACCACGTTTGGCAGCCACCGGTCGCAAAGCGACAGCAACCGCTCCGCCCGCGCGATATCCCCTTCATCATACGCATCAAGCAACTTGTCCATGGCTTTCATAATATTGATGGGATCATACGCGCGCTGCTTGACAGCCAAAGCCGGGCGTTGAAACCATCCTTCCATCTTTTCGCGCAGCGACGCTCCCGGAACGCGGCCGATGAGAATCGCTGTTTTGCGAATTTGATATTCCAGCGGACCGTAGGAATCGTACACAACATCCACATCCCCCGTCCGCAGCGCCCAGTCGACGTTGGCCGCCAAGGCGCGCAATCGCTCCCCGCTTTCGACCGCGCTGATATAGGCGGAAGCCTTTTTCATCGTCTGTTCTCCGGCCGCGATCCGTTTTTCCAACTGCGCCCTTGCCGTTTGCGGACGCACGCGCGCCACTTCTTTTTTTGCCGCCTCATAATCGCGTTTGACTTGGTTGAAGAGACGGTACGGCTTGGACCATTGATTGGCTTTCATCGCCCGCTCAAGCTGGGCGGCATGCTGTTCAAGCCTCTCCACATTCGGGAACGAGGCCGCTTCCACCTGAACAGTCAACAGCGAAAACGACAACCAAAACACCGCCAGCCATCCGATGATGGAAAATGCTTTTCTCCGTTTTCTCCTCACACTTTCACCTGCTATCTACAAAAATATAAAACATGTATTTCAATTTTACTGGAAAAGACACAAAATGAAAATATGTTCTGAAAAAAATCGAACTTAAGCCCTTCCAAGCATAAATAAGGCTGACTCTTCAGCCACCTTTTTGACTGTCAGAGCCAGCCTTGATCAACGAAAGTCCGGCCAGTTCGTTTGCTGCTGATCCCCGTCGATTTTGCTCAGCGTCCGGTAGCGAAACGGAATGATGGCCTGTTCTGGCTTTCCAAGAAACTCTTTCGCCCATTCGAACGGAATCAAATCGAACTGTTCCTTGTTTTCGGCAATGAAATAGACGCCGACGACTCTTCCTTGTTGATTGAGGTCAATTGTCAAAAAAGCCGGGTAATACGTGCCGTCTTGCGCCCACAGCACCGCTTTGGCCGTCACCAGG is a window from the Geobacillus stearothermophilus ATCC 12980 genome containing:
- a CDS encoding lipopolysaccharide biosynthesis protein — protein: MTAEKRPFVLYEYLRFLWQRKWWFLVVPVATIVLTVIAGRLLLQGEKYTGKAVVFTGSIDVKELTDPKNIEAKFPDVKNLDVVVPEEQYVQITVKGDDEQDVSRELKLVVSEYSQELKRHSQERIDVTTKYLHALEKRERALQQKVDYYSEQIQSGRLNPEQLHDISDLLVESENNLTEVMERVNRIRGNLVFYEKPAVLSETVAKSKTYTGQLMAVGLVLGLFLTVVWLVLWKYILDARRYYSS
- a CDS encoding DegT/DnrJ/EryC1/StrS family aminotransferase; translation: MNVPMLDLSEQYEQLKPEIMRVLDEVMRSSRFILGDYVKKLEADIAAYSRAKHGIGCGNGSDAIHIALQAAGVGPGDEVITTAFTFFATAGSIARAGAKPVFVDIDPVTFNIDPAQVEAAVTEKTKAIIPVHLYGQMADMEAIAAIAKRHGLVVIEDAAQAIGAKYNGKCVGELGTAATYSFFPTKNLGAYGDGGMIITNDDELAEKCRVIRVHGSKPKYYHHVLGYNSRLDEMQAAILSVKFPHLDRWTEQRRKHAATYTRLLEEAVGDLVVTPKEVDGRYHVFHQYTIRAPKRDELQAFLKEQGIATMVYYPLPLHLQPVFASLGYKEGQLPEAEKAAKEALSLPMFPELKEEQQQYVVEKIAEFYRHFA
- a CDS encoding glycosyltransferase family 4 protein is translated as MNMEAFSACLASFITVLVITPFVIKLAVKIGAVDRPNGRKVHTKVMPRLGGLAIFIGVAVGYFVGGVYKEQVTGMTVGAIIIVLVGMLDDLYELSPKVKLAGQLLAAFVVVASGLKVDLLTVPFVGTFELGLWSYPITIFWIVAITNAINLIDGLDGLSAGISAIGIAAIAVMAGMAGKMLIFTLCLILLGSVIAFLFYNFHPAKIFMGDTGALFLGYAISVLSVLGLYKSVTLFSFVVPVIILGVPIFDTTFAIIRRIVNKRPISAPDKLHLHHRLLALGFSHRNTVLLIYAFGLMFAISAILFSASTLWQSILIVFALIVFVELLAELIGLVNDQYKPFMTFIRKLLRGSRKVYGNDR
- the secA2 gene encoding accessory Sec system translocase SecA2, producing the protein MFAKVKQLFDESARDVQRLAKLAAQINEWEPTISSLSDEQLRQKTVVFKERLERGETLDDIKTEAFAVVREAARRVLGLRHYDVQLMGGLAMHEGNIAEMQTGEGKTLAATLPSYLHALLGKGVHIITANEYLARRDCEQMGRVFRFLGLTVGLNVSQMTASEKKEAYAADITYGTGTEFGFDYLRDNMVYRLEDKVQRPLYYAIIDEIDSILIDEARTPLIIANKSGIGAELFPIMARIVRTFEEGKEYERSLETKQIFLTEEGAQKIEWAFGIDNLYDWEHHVLLHHAMQSLRAWFIMRRDVDYIVKNGKVMIVDPFTGRVMEGRSFSDGLHQAIEAKEGVEITEENDIQATITIQNYFRMYEKLAGMTGSATPSKEEFWQTYQLRVITIPTNRPSRRTDWDDLVYQTYEAKVRKIIDEVKKMNAIGRPVLIGTTSVAQSERLSAAFSKAGIPHHLLNAKTEEEEARIIATAGQKGQVMIATNMAGRGTDILLGEGVKELGGLHIIGTERHESHRIDMQLRGRAGRQGDPGSSQFIISLEDDLFQLYDQEELEKWRSKVKTDETGLIVSPDPIKFVQKVQTTIENAHYSARLHLLKLDTVIDQQSKVIYHMRDRVLALKQAEVLSELLRHIQRYITQTIDRYCPENVFFEEWNIEGLHNELRRAFFRFAYPIDDLRHKQKEEIAQLVWDEYQSLEAALADLPCDEEQTMRLKHLMVETIDAHWIRHLNQLNVLKEGIHLRSYGQEDPYRAFEMDAYREFVALQQAIDAGICTKAMNYLKSQFVIDDEAAAAANEP
- a CDS encoding accessory Sec system S-layer assembly protein; this encodes MIFRRKQRTQPEAELPAQHVKQPEVGTKTTLSFHPDWQLSPEETYVYRFYHEQLPPLQPNQISISGVKLVEYNDGFVAVAILRNTLPKPVRFERIRLLLLDEDGTAIARKEFDMSAFGELPPMTARPWRFLFAAEDKLVDQLPQDGWKIAFELTPRHRLDLEESWEQTLSAKQRQQLQALVDSVPPPAPGEVNFMGIEAKQLPSGELGVTLLIRNGSDKHIHFEQIPLEVRDYAGDIVARGLFPCHLEVKAHTSKPWTFLFPPELLRKAEPDWTSWKVTIPSSPAQSEKQETQSSEE
- a CDS encoding S41 family peptidase, with protein sequence MKVIQRWAAALLLLAASFSVWSPPAEAATAPASTKVLEEVRKIVRQYYVEPVSDQVLKASTPQDIVKQLDPYSAYMTKEEYEEFLKWIDMESVGIGVMIEEDENGVHIMSVLDNGPAARAGLQPGDVIQAVDGQPVTNETMEKVLSLIAGEEGTTVAVTVWRPSTEETVSVTIKQEKIDWPNVEFKRLAGNIGYIQLYSFDETAPAEIERAIRSLSGVKGWIFDLRDNPGGYVETAQQIAGFFPNVKQAFQLRDRSNHPEVYAAVKQPVQMAGPIRLLVNASSASASEMLAAAVKEQKAAVLYGQRTFGKGSMQEMFELSDGSMLKLTVAHFFSPKGTPIHHVGVKPDVPTVVGKELYAAHRDLLIGQLKGYQSLGKLRNAPVDKTFVVRFSRPLANTAVSGVKLYQLGGREAAVTAQIRRGTELLIKPAAKLAKGQSYLLVIPPVLKSKDGVAMKKGAYMEIQTAASTK